A region from the Vicia villosa cultivar HV-30 ecotype Madison, WI linkage group LG3, Vvil1.0, whole genome shotgun sequence genome encodes:
- the LOC131657943 gene encoding egg cell-secreted protein 1.4-like yields MSFFLKLFVILSLSTIATARTLTSTTTPHIPTRLQSFAGAGTNNKCWETMFELQHCTGEIVQFFINGETQLGSGCCDALLTIANECWPNMLTSLGLTQEEAGILHGFCNGAASVTKPNPPTVTADAPAPNNYYY; encoded by the coding sequence ATGTCTTTCTTTTTGAAGCTTTTCGTCATCCTATCGCTCTCAACTATAGCAACAGCAAGAACTTTAACCTCAACAACAACACCACACATTCCAACACGTTTACAATCCTTTGCTGGCGCAGGAACCAACAACAAATGTTGGGAGACAATGTTCGAGCTTCAACATTGCACCGGCGAGATTGTTCAGTTTTTCATCAACGGAGAAACGCAGCTTGGATCGGGATGCTGTGATGCTCTTCTCACCATAGCAAATGAATGTTGGCCTAATATGCTCACCTCTTTGGGTCTTACTCAAGAAGAAGCTGGAATTCTACATGGCTTTTGCAACGGTGCTGCATCCGTCACTAAACCGAATCCACCAACTGTGACCGCTGATGCTCCTGCTCctaataattactattattga